AAACAAAACATTTTTCTTAATGATTACAATAAAAGAAGCCATTACAAAAAAGGAAATGACGGATTACATCAAATTTCCTTTTTCCCTCTATAAAAACAACGAATTCTGGGTTCCACCCATTATTGCTGACGAACTAGAATCATTTGATAAAGCTAAAAATCCTGCATTCGAAAATGCCGAAGCGTATTTTTACATCGCCTATAAAAACAATGAAATTGCAGGTAGGATTGCCGCAATTGTGAATTGGAGCGAAGTAAACGATCAACAAAAAAAGAAAGTCCGTTTTGGTTGGTTTGATGTTATAAATGATATCGAAGTGACTAAAGCCTTGCTTGAAAAAGTATACGAATTAGGCCGAAAAAACAATCTAGAACATGTTGAAGGCCCAATGGGTTTTTCTAATTTAGATAAAGTAGGAGTGCTTACTGAGGGATTTGACCAATTGGGAACTATGATTACTTGGTACAATCACCCGTATTATGCAAAACACTTTGAGCAATTGGGTTATGTAACTGAAAAAGAATACATAGAAAGTAAATTCCCTTTTGAAAATGTAAAACCGGAATTTTTTGAAAAAGCTAATGATTTAGTAAAAAGAAGGTATCAATTAAGTCCGCTTAATTTCAAGACTACTAAAGAGGTTATGCCGCATGTAGATAAAATGTTTGATTTATTCAATGCTTCTTACGCTTCTTTATCTTCATTTGTTGCTATTTCAGATACTCAAAAAGAATATTTTAAGAAAAAATACATCAGTTTAATCAATCCGGAATATATTAAATTTGTGGAGGATAAAGACCATAATATAGTTGCTTT
The Flavobacterium sp. WC2421 genome window above contains:
- a CDS encoding GTP cyclohydrolase; translated protein: MITIKEAITKKEMTDYIKFPFSLYKNNEFWVPPIIADELESFDKAKNPAFENAEAYFYIAYKNNEIAGRIAAIVNWSEVNDQQKKKVRFGWFDVINDIEVTKALLEKVYELGRKNNLEHVEGPMGFSNLDKVGVLTEGFDQLGTMITWYNHPYYAKHFEQLGYVTEKEYIESKFPFENVKPEFFEKANDLVKRRYQLSPLNFKTTKEVMPHVDKMFDLFNASYASLSSFVAISDTQKEYFKKKYISLINPEYIKFVEDKDHNIVAFSIVMPSFSKALQKANGKLFPFGFIHLLKAKKQSKDMIFYLIGVHPDFQNKAVTAIIFNEYYHTFKEKGIVNCFRTPELADNIAIHNLWKHFKPEIHCRRKTFRKNL